The Pseudomonas sp. FP198 genomic interval CAGGCAAGACCAAGGAAGCCTGGGCCCTGGAGCTGACCAAGCAGCGCACCATCAGCAGCCTGGAGCCGGCGATCGTCACTCAGGTGGACAAGGACGGCATCAAGGTCCTGACCCGCAATGGCGAGTCCGAAGAGCACGTGGCCTGGGACACCATGAAATGGGCCCGTCCGTTCCTCAATACCAACAGCATGGGCGCCAACCCGCGGCAGCCATCGGACGTCGCTCAGGTCGGCGACCTGATCCGCGTACAGCGCCAGCCGGACAACTCCCTCAAGTTCAGTCAGATCCCCGCCGCCCAAGGCGCACTGGTATCGCTGGACCCGCAGAATGGCGCGATCCGCTCGCTGGTGGGTGGCTTCGCCTTCGAGCAGAGCAATTACAACCGCGCCTTGCAGGCCAAGCGTCAACCGGGCTCGAGCTTCAAGCCGTTTGTCTACAGCGCCGCGCTGGATAACGGCTATACCGCCGCCAGCCTGGTCAACGATGCGCCGATCGTGTTTGTCGACGAGTACCTCGACAAGGTCTGGCGACCGAAGAACGACACCAACACCTTCCTCGGCCCGATTCGCCTGCGCGAGGCGCTGTACAAGTCCCGCAACCTGGTCTCGATCCGCCTGTTGCAAGCGCTGGGCGTGGACCGCACCATCGATTACATCAGCAAGTTCGGCTTCAACAAGCAGGACCTGCCGCGCAACCTGTCCCTGGCCCTGGGCACCGCGACGCTGACGCCGATGGAAATCGCCACCGGCTGGAGCACCTTTGCCAACGGCGGCTACAAGATCACTCCGTACATCATCGACAGGATCGAAAGCCGCAACGGCGAAACGCTGTTTGTCGCCAACCCGCCACGAGTTCCGACAGGCGAGCAGGCCAGCGACGGCGTCGCCGCCCCCGCCGCCGAGACCTTCACGGTCAACGCAACTGGCGGCGAAGCCACCACCGCCCCTGGCGTACCGCAAGCGCCGGCAATCGCCGAACGCATCGTTGACGGCCGTACCACCTACATCCTCAACAGCATGCTGCAGGATGTGATCAAGCTCGGCACCGGCCGGCGCGCCCTGGCGCTGGGTCGCACCGACCTGGCCGGCAAGACCGGTACCACCAACGAATCGAAGGATGCATGGTTCTCGGGCTACAACGGCGATTACGTGACCACCGTCTGGACCGGTTTCGACCAGCCCGAGAGCCTGGGTCGTCGTGAATTCGGCGGCACCGTGGCGCTGCCGATCTGGATGACCTACATGGGCGCCGCCCTCAAGGACCGGCCACCCCACACCCAACCGGAACCGGAAGGCATTCTCAGCCTGCGGGTCGACCCGGTCAGCGGTCGCGCCGCCACTCCAGGCACGCCTGGCGCGTATTTCGAGCTGTTCAAGAGCGAAGACACGCCGCCGTCGGTCAATGAGCTGGGCAACGGCGTAGCGCCGGGCAGCCCGCTGCCGGCGGATGAGGCAGCGCCGATCGATCTGTTCTGACCGGACGCCACCGAAAAGCCCCGCCTTCGAGAGAAGCGCGGGGCTTTTTGATGTATCAGGTATTCTGAAACATTGAATCGACTGCACGTCCGCCTTCGCGAGCAGGCTCGCTCCCACATTGGAATGCAATCCCTGTGGGAGCGAGCCTGCTCGCGAAGAGGCCCTCGAATCCCACACCAAACCAAACTGACAAAAAAAAGCCCCGGCTCACACGAGCCGGGGCTTTTTGTTGAAACGCTACAACGCGGCTTAGCCGTTGAACACGTCATCCACGCTCTTGAGCGGGTAGTTCTTCGGATACGGCAGGGTGGCCACGCCAGTCTCGATCGCGGCCTTGGCCACGGCGTCGGAGATCAGGGTGATCAGGCGGACGTCCATTGGCTTGGGAATGATGTACTCACGACCGAATTCCAACTTGATACCGCCGTAGGCGTCACACACTTCCTGAGGCACCGGCAGCTTGGCCAGTTCGCGCAGGGCGTTGGCGGCGGCGACTTTCATTTCTTCGTTGATGCGCTTGGCGCGAACGTCCAGGGCACCACGGAAGATGAACGGGAAGCCCAGTACGTTGTTGACCTGGTTCGGATAGTCCGAACGGCCGGTAGCCATGATCACGTCGCTGCGGGTGGCGTGAGCCAGTTCCGGGGAGATTTCCGGGTCCGGGTTCGAGCAGGCGAACACGATCGGGTTCGGCGCCATGCGCAACAGGTTTTCCGGGCTCAGCAGGTTCGGACCCGACAGGCCGACGAAGACATCGGCGCCGTCCAGTGCGTCCGCCAGGGAGCGCTTGTCGGTCGCGTGGGCGAACACGGCCTTGTACTGGTTCAGATCATCACGGCCGGAGTGGATCACGCCGGTACGGTCGACCATGAAAATGTTTTCGATCCTGGCGCCCATGCTCACCAGCAACTTCATGCAGGAGATGGCCGCGGCGCCCGCGCCCAGGCAGACGATCTTGGCTTC includes:
- a CDS encoding penicillin-binding protein 1A, with amino-acid sequence MRLLKFFGWSIVAVFCGLLLGLSGAFLYLSPGLPSVEALRSIQLQIPLRVYSSDNKLIAEFGEMRRTPIRFADIPPNFINALLSAEDDNFANHYGVDPGSLMRAASQLVKSGHIQSGGSTITMQVAKNFFLTSERSFSRKTTEILLALQIERQLTKDEILELYVNKIYLGNRAYGIEAAAQVYYGKSIRDVSLAQMAMIAGLPKAPSRFNPLANPARSKERRDWILGRMYKLGKISEAEYTAAINEPLNASYHVPTPEVNAPYIAEMARAEMVGRYGSDAYTEGFRVTTTVPSNLQEMANTALHEGLMTYDQRHGYRGPESRLPGKTKEAWALELTKQRTISSLEPAIVTQVDKDGIKVLTRNGESEEHVAWDTMKWARPFLNTNSMGANPRQPSDVAQVGDLIRVQRQPDNSLKFSQIPAAQGALVSLDPQNGAIRSLVGGFAFEQSNYNRALQAKRQPGSSFKPFVYSAALDNGYTAASLVNDAPIVFVDEYLDKVWRPKNDTNTFLGPIRLREALYKSRNLVSIRLLQALGVDRTIDYISKFGFNKQDLPRNLSLALGTATLTPMEIATGWSTFANGGYKITPYIIDRIESRNGETLFVANPPRVPTGEQASDGVAAPAAETFTVNATGGEATTAPGVPQAPAIAERIVDGRTTYILNSMLQDVIKLGTGRRALALGRTDLAGKTGTTNESKDAWFSGYNGDYVTTVWTGFDQPESLGRREFGGTVALPIWMTYMGAALKDRPPHTQPEPEGILSLRVDPVSGRAATPGTPGAYFELFKSEDTPPSVNELGNGVAPGSPLPADEAAPIDLF
- a CDS encoding malic enzyme-like NAD(P)-binding protein, producing MSDLKTAALEYHANPRPGKLSVELTKATATARDLSLAYSPGVAEPVREIARDPELAYKYTGKGNLVAVISDGTAILGLGNLGPLASKPVMEGKGVLFKRFAGIDVFDIEVDSESPQAFIDTVKRISITFGGINLEDIKAPECFEIERALIEQCDIPVFHDDQHGTAIVTAAGMINALEIAGKTLPEAKIVCLGAGAAAISCMKLLVSMGARIENIFMVDRTGVIHSGRDDLNQYKAVFAHATDKRSLADALDGADVFVGLSGPNLLSPENLLRMAPNPIVFACSNPDPEISPELAHATRSDVIMATGRSDYPNQVNNVLGFPFIFRGALDVRAKRINEEMKVAAANALRELAKLPVPQEVCDAYGGIKLEFGREYIIPKPMDVRLITLISDAVAKAAIETGVATLPYPKNYPLKSVDDVFNG